Below is a window of Phycisphaerae bacterium DNA.
CGAAAATCCCGGCGGATTGGCCTTGCCATCTTTCGGAAACCTCGCCCTCCTGTGCCTCCGCGTTAACGGTCAGAGACCGTGGACTTGGAGGTCAGCATGGTTGAGAAACTGAACGTCGCCCGCGAGGTGGCCGCTCTGAGGCGGATGACCGTCAAGGGACTGCGCGGCCGGTACGCCGAGGTTTTCGGCGAGGCGACGCGGTCGGGCAACAAGGACTGGCTGTGGAAGCGGATCGCCTGGCGGATGCAGGCGAACGCCGAAGGCGGCCTGTCGGAACGCGCCCGTCGCCGCGCGGAGGAATTGGCCGACAACACGGACCTCCGCGTCCGCCGGCCTCCGGACAAGCCAGCACCGTCGCCGGGCTCGACTACGACCAAGGCGAAGGTCGAATTCGGCGACCGGGCCGGCGCGTTGATGCCCGGCACGATTCTGACCCGACCGTACAAGGGGCGAATGATCACCGTCGTGGTGCTCGATGATGGCTTCGAGTGCGACGGCGACGTTTACCGCAGCCTCTCGGCCGTGGCGAAAGCCGTGACCGGCTCGCACTGGAACGGCAACTACTTCTTCGGCGTGAAAGGACGGCGGGGCGGATGAAGCGGAAGACCGAGGAGAAACGTTCCCCGGCGGTGCGCTGCGCGATCTACACGCGCAAGAGCACCGAGGAGGGCCTGGAGCAGGAATTCAACTCGCTCGACGCCCAGCGCGAGAGCGCCGAGGCGTACGTCGCCAGCCAGAAGCACGAGGGGTGGATCTTTCTGCCCGATCGGTACGACGACGGCGGGTTCACCGGCGGCAACATGGACCGCCCGGCGCTTCAGCGCCTGCTTCGTGACATCGAGGACGGCAAGGTCGACTGCATCGTCGTCTACAAGGTGGACCGTCTCAGTCGCAGCCTGATCGACTTCTCCAAGATCATGGACGTCCTGGAGCGGCACAGCGTGTCGTTCGTCTCCGTCACGCAGCAGTTCAACACCGGCACCTCGATGGGCCGGTTGATGCTGAATGTACTGCTCTCCTTCGCGCAGTTCGAGCGGGAGATCATCTCCGAGCGGACGCGCGACAAAATTGCAGCCGCCCGTCGCAAGGGTAAGTGGGTCGGCGGCCGGCCGATCCTCGGCTTCGATCTGGCGTCGAACGGCAGCGGTGGGCGGGTGGTCGTCAACGAGGACGAGGCGACGCAGGTACGGCAGATCTTCGAGACTTATCTACGTCAGCGGTCACTGATCTCGACGCTGCGCGATGTGGATCGGCGCGGGATTCGGGCCAAGGAGTGGACGACGAGAAGGGGCGAGACGTGCGGTGGCAAACGGTTCACCAAGGAGTCGCTTTACCGGCTGCTGACCAACATCGCCTACATCGGGAAGGTGCGCTACCACGATCAGGTCTACGAAGGCGAGCATCCCGCCATCGTGAGCGAGACGCTTTGGCACCGCGTGCAGGACGTCCTGCGCCACAACGGCCGCAACGGCGGGACTGGGTCGTATTCCACCCGCAACAAATATGGAGCACTTCTCAAGGGCCTTCTCCGGTGCGGGCCGTGCGGTTGCGGCATGATGCACACGTACACCAGCAAGGCCAACCGGCGCTATCGCTACTACGTCTGCGTCAACGCCCAGAAGCGCGGCCGGGAAAACTGCCCGACCAAGTCGGTGCCCGCGGCCGAGATCGAACGGTTCGTCGTCGACCGGATCAAGGCGATCGGCAAGGACGACGAGGTTCTGGCCCGGACGCTGGAACAGGCCCGGAAGCAGAACCAGGACGGCCTGGAGGAGCTCCAGGCCGAACGTCGGCGGCTTG
It encodes the following:
- a CDS encoding DUF2924 domain-containing protein; amino-acid sequence: MVEKLNVAREVAALRRMTVKGLRGRYAEVFGEATRSGNKDWLWKRIAWRMQANAEGGLSERARRRAEELADNTDLRVRRPPDKPAPSPGSTTTKAKVEFGDRAGALMPGTILTRPYKGRMITVVVLDDGFECDGDVYRSLSAVAKAVTGSHWNGNYFFGVKGRRGG
- a CDS encoding recombinase family protein yields the protein MKRKTEEKRSPAVRCAIYTRKSTEEGLEQEFNSLDAQRESAEAYVASQKHEGWIFLPDRYDDGGFTGGNMDRPALQRLLRDIEDGKVDCIVVYKVDRLSRSLIDFSKIMDVLERHSVSFVSVTQQFNTGTSMGRLMLNVLLSFAQFEREIISERTRDKIAAARRKGKWVGGRPILGFDLASNGSGGRVVVNEDEATQVRQIFETYLRQRSLISTLRDVDRRGIRAKEWTTRRGETCGGKRFTKESLYRLLTNIAYIGKVRYHDQVYEGEHPAIVSETLWHRVQDVLRHNGRNGGTGSYSTRNKYGALLKGLLRCGPCGCGMMHTYTSKANRRYRYYVCVNAQKRGRENCPTKSVPAAEIERFVVDRIKAIGKDDEVLARTLEQARKQNQDGLEELQAERRRLERELAKHGAEVRKLIDHVGAPGESPAAARLADMQGRIRATEQRATEVREQIVAVNSRVVDENELARALSMFDPVWDSLSPSEQARVLHLLAERITYDGGEGTLAITFRPTGIKALTEEWEAVAC